A window of Vescimonas fastidiosa contains these coding sequences:
- a CDS encoding TetR/AcrR family transcriptional regulator yields MALYTKKLIMTAFAEMLEELPFDKITVAALVKRAGVSPNTFYYHYEDIYALLDAWFRQVVEFYAPADSFLEWKSATKAVLHRCKDHPKVIYHIFDGLSRDRMERYIFSLTDDVFYRLARQAAQGRELPEERVRSVASFCRYAYIGFVMQFFWNRMENDIDTSVDRLADLFDSFLASAVQVEA; encoded by the coding sequence GTGGCACTGTACACGAAAAAGCTCATTATGACCGCCTTTGCGGAGATGCTGGAGGAGCTGCCCTTTGACAAGATCACCGTGGCCGCTCTGGTCAAGCGCGCCGGGGTCAGCCCCAATACCTTTTACTACCACTATGAGGATATTTACGCCCTGCTGGACGCCTGGTTTCGGCAGGTGGTGGAGTTCTATGCCCCGGCAGACTCTTTTTTGGAGTGGAAAAGCGCCACTAAGGCTGTGCTGCACCGGTGCAAGGACCATCCGAAGGTTATATATCACATTTTCGACGGCCTGTCCCGGGACCGGATGGAGCGATATATCTTCTCCTTGACGGACGATGTGTTTTACCGCCTGGCTCGGCAGGCGGCCCAGGGACGGGAGCTGCCCGAGGAGCGGGTGCGCAGCGTGGCGTCCTTTTGCCGCTATGCTTACATCGGGTTTGTGATGCAGTTTTTCTGGAACCGTATGGAAAACGACATCGATACCAGCGTGGACCGGCTGGCCGACCTGTTTGACAGCTTCCTGGCCAGCGCTGTGCAGGTAGAGGCGTGA
- a CDS encoding YitT family protein, with amino-acid sequence MFSKALHNRWARLGIGILGVLLMAISINLFVVPHNLYTGGLLGFCQLFRSILTQRLGVDPGFDISGVLYLLLNIPLLILAWKTMGRGFVVRTMTCTVCCSLFLTMIPVPAHPIVEDTLTSCLLGGMVNGFAGGIVLTCGCSSGGFDILGLYMSKKGKGFTVGKFSISCNAVLYALCLVLFDAATAIYSTIYTVFNSLFLDRTHQQSITVQVLIFTREKHTELPKFIMERLERGVTYWQGYGAYTDQPLQVLCVCLSKYEIQTLQQEVRKVDPNAFFIVQEGVRVGGNFEKHLS; translated from the coding sequence ATGTTCAGCAAAGCGCTGCATAACCGCTGGGCGCGCCTGGGGATAGGAATTCTGGGTGTGCTGCTGATGGCTATATCCATAAACCTGTTTGTGGTGCCGCACAATCTATACACCGGCGGTCTGCTGGGCTTCTGCCAGCTGTTTCGCTCCATTTTGACCCAAAGGCTGGGCGTGGACCCGGGCTTCGACATCTCCGGCGTTCTGTACCTGCTGCTGAATATACCGCTGCTCATACTGGCGTGGAAAACCATGGGCCGGGGCTTTGTGGTGCGGACGATGACCTGCACGGTGTGCTGCTCCCTGTTTCTGACTATGATACCGGTGCCGGCCCACCCCATCGTGGAGGACACCCTCACCAGCTGCCTCCTGGGGGGCATGGTCAACGGCTTTGCCGGGGGCATCGTGCTGACCTGCGGGTGCAGCAGCGGCGGATTTGACATCCTGGGCCTGTACATGAGCAAGAAGGGTAAGGGCTTCACCGTGGGCAAGTTCAGCATCTCCTGCAACGCCGTGCTTTACGCCCTCTGCCTGGTGCTCTTTGATGCCGCCACCGCCATCTATTCCACCATTTACACGGTCTTTAACAGCCTGTTTCTGGACCGGACCCACCAGCAGAGCATCACCGTCCAGGTGCTGATCTTCACCAGGGAGAAGCACACGGAGCTGCCCAAGTTTATCATGGAGCGGCTGGAGCGGGGCGTGACCTACTGGCAGGGCTACGGCGCCTACACGGATCAGCCCCTGCAGGTGCTGTGCGTGTGCCTGAGCAAGTACGAGATCCAGACCCTGCAGCAGGAGGTGCGCAAGGTGGACCCCAATGCCTTCTTCATCGTGCAGGAGGGAGTTCGCGTGGGCGGCAACTTCGAGAAGCACCTGAGCTGA
- a CDS encoding sigma-70 family RNA polymerase sigma factor: MRTTPSEAFDPIDIASLCLWRQEESGDNRERIRRLLSNLPLAVQQELTPRQREILRLRFTGGMSVTAIAEKLGLNKSTVSRSLARSIERLYKSLRYSL, translated from the coding sequence ATGCGTACTACACCCTCTGAGGCCTTCGACCCCATCGACATCGCCAGCCTGTGCCTGTGGCGGCAGGAGGAGTCCGGCGACAATCGGGAGCGCATCCGCCGTCTGCTCAGCAACCTTCCTCTGGCGGTGCAGCAGGAGCTGACGCCTAGGCAGCGGGAAATTCTGCGGCTGCGCTTCACCGGCGGCATGAGCGTCACCGCCATCGCCGAAAAGCTGGGGCTGAACAAGTCCACCGTGTCCCGGTCCTTAGCCCGGAGCATAGAGCGGCTTTATAAGTCCCTGCGCTACAGTCTATAA
- a CDS encoding XRE family transcriptional regulator — MGFGEQLRRRRKELGYSREELAQKLGITGSAVGNYETGVSAPRESVLLRLFDVLQVEPNYLYRDFYAAGRRGEGVSSEEASLLRKYRELGLTARQTLCTMLDALGVLQAEAEQDRPASEQRTIPLYRSPAAAGYAAPVFGEDYQLLTVDGEVPVGAELAVRIQGDSMEPYIRDESVVYVNHDPLRSGDVGIFCVDGDMLCKQYYRDSLGTVYLFSLNRSRSDADQVFTAGSGRSLTCFGRVMLHNLPLPI; from the coding sequence ATGGGATTCGGAGAGCAGCTGCGCAGGCGGCGCAAGGAGCTGGGCTACAGCCGGGAGGAGCTGGCCCAGAAGCTGGGCATCACCGGCTCGGCAGTGGGCAACTATGAAACCGGCGTCAGTGCCCCCCGGGAGAGCGTGCTGCTGCGGCTATTCGATGTGCTGCAGGTGGAGCCCAACTACCTGTACCGGGACTTTTACGCCGCCGGACGCCGGGGAGAGGGCGTCAGCAGCGAGGAGGCGTCCCTCCTCCGGAAATACCGGGAGCTGGGCCTCACCGCCCGGCAGACCCTGTGTACCATGCTGGATGCCCTGGGGGTTTTGCAGGCGGAGGCGGAGCAGGATCGGCCTGCCTCGGAGCAGCGGACCATCCCCCTGTACCGTTCCCCGGCGGCGGCTGGCTATGCGGCCCCGGTGTTCGGCGAGGACTACCAACTGCTGACCGTGGACGGGGAGGTTCCCGTGGGGGCGGAGCTGGCGGTGCGCATCCAGGGCGACAGCATGGAGCCCTACATCCGGGACGAGTCCGTGGTGTATGTAAACCACGATCCCCTGCGCTCCGGCGATGTGGGCATTTTCTGCGTAGACGGCGATATGCTCTGCAAGCAGTACTACCGGGACAGCCTGGGCACCGTGTATCTCTTTTCCCTGAACCGCAGCCGCAGCGATGCCGACCAGGTGTTCACCGCCGGCAGCGGCCGCAGCCTCACCTGCTTTGGCCGGGTGATGCTCCACAACCTTCCTCTCCCTATATAA
- the ymfI gene encoding elongation factor P 5-aminopentanone reductase produces MEKIALVTGASRGIGRAVATELAHRGWAVAIGYRVRRDKAEELAAALTAEGCRAMICRADVSRREEVEEMVRTVADTFGPVSLLVNNAGIAGQCLFQDLTDERWHEFFSVNVDGAFYTSRAVLPAMLHEHEGCIVNISSIWGQRGASCEVAYSATKAALIGLTRSLAAELAPSHIRVNCVAPGVIRTDMLNELPPELLPELAQQTPMGRLGRPEDIAAAVAFLADPAADFITGQVLTCDGGFIL; encoded by the coding sequence ATGGAAAAGATCGCGTTGGTCACCGGGGCGTCCCGGGGTATCGGACGGGCTGTGGCGACAGAGCTGGCACACCGGGGCTGGGCCGTGGCCATCGGCTACCGGGTGCGCCGGGACAAGGCGGAGGAGCTGGCGGCGGCGCTGACGGCGGAGGGCTGCCGGGCCATGATCTGCCGGGCGGATGTGTCCCGCCGGGAGGAGGTGGAGGAGATGGTCCGCACGGTGGCGGACACCTTCGGGCCCGTCTCCCTGCTGGTAAATAACGCGGGCATCGCGGGCCAGTGCCTGTTTCAGGACCTGACGGATGAGCGCTGGCACGAGTTTTTCTCCGTGAATGTGGACGGAGCCTTCTACACCAGCCGGGCGGTGCTGCCCGCCATGCTCCACGAGCATGAGGGCTGCATTGTGAATATATCCTCCATCTGGGGTCAGCGGGGCGCCAGCTGCGAGGTGGCCTACTCCGCCACCAAGGCGGCCCTCATCGGCCTGACCCGGTCCCTGGCGGCGGAGCTGGCACCCAGCCACATCCGGGTGAACTGCGTGGCTCCGGGGGTCATCCGCACGGATATGCTGAATGAGCTGCCCCCGGAGCTGCTCCCGGAGCTGGCACAGCAGACGCCTATGGGCCGCCTGGGAAGGCCCGAGGATATTGCCGCGGCGGTGGCGTTTTTGGCCGATCCGGCGGCGGATTTCATCACCGGGCAGGTGCTTACCTGCGATGGAGGTTTTATCCTTTAA
- the lspA gene encoding signal peptidase II, with product MVWSIGLLAVLIGLDQALKYWTVTHLALGESAELIPGFLQLTRLHNYGAAWSSLSGKVVVLLVVTGALMVAVAWLLIKKIVRHPLGVTAGLFLLGGGLGNMIDRVLRGYVVDMLDISPLFDYPIFNLADCFVVVGAVLGAVYYLWFYDKYDKKERTHGHKDPDGHN from the coding sequence ATGGTGTGGAGCATTGGGCTGCTGGCGGTCCTCATCGGACTGGATCAGGCTCTGAAATACTGGACGGTGACCCATCTGGCCCTGGGGGAGAGCGCAGAGCTGATCCCGGGCTTTCTTCAGCTGACCCGGCTGCACAACTACGGCGCGGCCTGGTCCAGTCTCTCGGGCAAGGTGGTGGTGCTGCTGGTGGTCACCGGTGCGCTGATGGTGGCCGTAGCCTGGCTGCTTATTAAGAAGATCGTGCGCCATCCCCTGGGCGTCACGGCGGGTCTGTTCCTTTTGGGCGGCGGCCTGGGCAATATGATCGACCGGGTCCTCCGGGGCTATGTGGTGGATATGCTGGACATTTCGCCCCTGTTTGACTACCCCATTTTCAACCTGGCGGATTGCTTCGTGGTGGTGGGCGCCGTGCTGGGCGCGGTGTACTACCTGTGGTTCTACGATAAATATGACAAGAAGGAGCGCACCCATGGACACAAGGACCCTGACGGCCACAACTGA
- a CDS encoding RluA family pseudouridine synthase — protein sequence MDTRTLTATTESAGARLDAFLAARLPDLTRSAAARLIEGGLVTVDGKPAGKSARLTGGETVSVTLPQAEEPEARPQDIPLEVVYEDADVIVVNKPVGMVVHPAPGHPDGTLVNALLHHCAGSLSGIGGQLRPGIVHRIDRDTSGLIIAAKNDAAHTCLAAQLADHTLARTYECLAVGNFKEDSGTVDAPIGRHRTDRKKMAVVPDGRRAVTHWEVIARYQGVTHLRCRLETGRTHQIRVHLAYIGHPILGDTVYGAKKPVPGLTGQCLHATGLQFLHPSTGEKITLTCPLPEEFTKMLKKLQSQR from the coding sequence ATGGACACAAGGACCCTGACGGCCACAACTGAATCCGCCGGGGCCCGGCTGGACGCTTTCCTGGCCGCCCGGCTCCCGGACCTGACCCGCTCGGCGGCGGCCCGGCTTATTGAGGGCGGCCTTGTCACCGTAGACGGTAAGCCCGCCGGGAAAAGTGCGCGCCTCACCGGCGGTGAAACGGTCTCCGTGACCCTTCCCCAAGCGGAGGAGCCGGAGGCCCGGCCCCAGGACATCCCCTTGGAGGTGGTCTACGAGGATGCGGATGTAATCGTGGTGAATAAGCCCGTGGGCATGGTGGTCCACCCGGCGCCAGGGCACCCGGACGGCACCCTGGTCAACGCCCTGCTGCACCACTGCGCCGGGAGCCTTTCGGGCATCGGCGGCCAACTGCGCCCCGGCATCGTCCACCGTATCGACCGGGACACCAGCGGCCTCATCATCGCCGCTAAAAACGACGCCGCCCACACCTGCCTGGCCGCCCAGCTGGCCGACCATACCCTGGCCCGGACCTACGAGTGTCTGGCCGTAGGCAATTTCAAAGAGGACAGCGGCACCGTGGATGCCCCCATCGGCCGCCACCGCACCGACCGGAAAAAAATGGCCGTGGTGCCGGACGGACGCCGGGCCGTGACCCACTGGGAGGTCATCGCCCGCTATCAGGGCGTCACCCACCTGCGCTGCCGGCTGGAAACAGGCCGCACCCACCAGATCCGCGTACACCTGGCCTATATCGGCCATCCCATCCTGGGGGACACGGTGTACGGGGCCAAAAAGCCCGTGCCGGGTCTGACGGGCCAGTGCCTCCACGCCACCGGCCTGCAGTTTCTCCACCCCTCCACCGGGGAGAAAATCACCCTCACCTGCCCCTTGCCGGAGGAATTCACAAAAATGCTGAAGAAATTGCAAAGTCAACGCTAA
- a CDS encoding RrF2 family transcriptional regulator — protein sequence MKISTRGRYALRMMLDLAENQGSGVVALKDIAARQDISKKYLEQIIPVLNRAGLLQTSRGFQGGYRLAKDPADYTVGEILRAAEGGLSPVACLEHSPNACPRCHECDTLPIWAGLEQVVNEYLDSISLQSVLDGRKKIKG from the coding sequence ATGAAAATTTCCACCCGGGGTCGGTACGCCCTGCGAATGATGCTGGACCTGGCGGAAAACCAGGGAAGCGGCGTAGTGGCCCTGAAGGACATTGCCGCCCGGCAGGACATTTCCAAAAAGTACCTGGAGCAGATCATCCCGGTGCTGAATCGGGCGGGCCTGCTGCAGACCTCCCGGGGCTTTCAGGGGGGCTATCGCCTGGCTAAGGACCCGGCGGACTACACGGTGGGGGAAATTCTCCGGGCCGCCGAAGGGGGACTGTCGCCGGTGGCCTGCCTGGAGCACTCCCCCAACGCCTGTCCCCGCTGCCATGAATGCGACACCCTGCCCATTTGGGCGGGTTTGGAGCAGGTGGTGAACGAGTATTTGGACAGCATCAGCCTGCAAAGCGTTTTGGACGGACGAAAGAAGATAAAAGGATAA
- the nifU gene encoding Fe-S cluster assembly scaffold protein NifU yields the protein MALYTDTVMDHFMHPRNVGEIKDPSGVGEVGNAKCGDIMKMYLDIENNVIKDVKFETFGCGSAIASSSMATEMIKGKTVEEALAITNKDVVDALGGLPAHKLHCSVLAEEAIKSAVKDYYDRSGIPYDHSQFPDCESCEGCRMV from the coding sequence ATGGCACTGTATACCGACACTGTAATGGACCATTTCATGCATCCCCGGAATGTGGGCGAGATCAAAGACCCCAGCGGCGTGGGCGAAGTGGGCAACGCCAAGTGCGGCGACATTATGAAAATGTATCTGGACATTGAAAACAATGTGATCAAGGATGTGAAGTTTGAGACCTTTGGCTGCGGCAGCGCCATTGCCTCCTCCTCCATGGCAACGGAGATGATCAAGGGCAAGACCGTGGAGGAGGCCCTGGCCATTACCAACAAGGATGTGGTGGATGCTCTGGGCGGCCTGCCCGCCCACAAGCTGCACTGCAGCGTGCTGGCCGAGGAGGCCATCAAGTCCGCCGTGAAGGATTACTACGACCGCAGCGGCATCCCCTATGACCACAGCCAATTTCCCGACTGCGAGAGCTGCGAGGGCTGCCGGATGGTGTGA
- the nifS gene encoding cysteine desulfurase NifS, whose protein sequence is MTIYTDNAATTRMSDTAVAAMLPCLQGNYGNPSSLHTVGQRANEALQSARETVARCLGCDPKEIIFTSGGSEADNQAIISAARFGALKGKKHILSTAFEHHAVLHTLKKLEKEGFEVELLPVGTTGTITPEQVAAAIRPDTALVTIMYANNEIGSILPIPEIGAVCKEKGVLFHTDAVQAAGHLHIDVRAQNIDMLSLSGHKFHGPKGSGVLYARKGIPLVNIIEGGAQERGKRAGTENLPAIVGMAAALQEACDHIDENAAKVSALRDKLIAGLSKIPHSDLNGDPVHRLPGNVNFCFEGIEGESLLLLLDAKGICASSGSACTSGSLDPSHVLLAIGRPHEVAHGSLRLSLCEWNTEEEVDIILREVPRVVEYLRNMSPMWKDLVSGKKPFML, encoded by the coding sequence ATGACCATTTATACCGATAACGCCGCCACCACAAGAATGAGCGACACCGCCGTGGCCGCCATGCTCCCCTGCCTGCAGGGCAACTACGGCAACCCCTCCAGCCTGCACACCGTGGGGCAGCGAGCCAACGAGGCGCTCCAGAGCGCCCGGGAGACCGTGGCCCGGTGCCTGGGCTGTGACCCCAAGGAGATCATCTTTACCTCCGGCGGCAGCGAGGCCGACAACCAGGCCATTATCTCCGCTGCCCGGTTTGGCGCCCTGAAGGGCAAGAAGCACATCCTCTCCACCGCCTTTGAGCATCACGCCGTGCTGCACACCCTGAAGAAGCTGGAAAAAGAGGGCTTTGAGGTGGAGCTGCTGCCTGTGGGCACCACCGGCACCATTACCCCGGAGCAGGTGGCTGCGGCCATCCGTCCCGACACCGCCTTGGTGACCATTATGTACGCCAACAACGAGATCGGCTCCATTCTGCCCATCCCGGAGATCGGCGCGGTGTGCAAGGAAAAGGGAGTCCTGTTCCACACGGACGCCGTGCAGGCGGCGGGACACCTGCACATTGATGTCCGGGCGCAGAACATCGACATGCTCTCCCTCTCCGGCCACAAGTTCCACGGGCCCAAGGGCTCCGGCGTGCTGTACGCCCGCAAGGGTATCCCGCTGGTGAACATCATCGAGGGCGGCGCCCAGGAGCGGGGCAAGCGGGCCGGCACGGAAAATCTCCCGGCCATCGTGGGCATGGCGGCGGCCCTGCAGGAGGCCTGCGACCATATTGACGAGAACGCCGCCAAGGTCTCCGCCCTTCGGGACAAGCTCATCGCGGGCCTGTCCAAAATTCCCCATTCCGACCTCAACGGCGATCCGGTACACCGCCTGCCCGGCAATGTAAACTTCTGCTTTGAGGGCATTGAGGGAGAGAGTTTGCTGCTTCTGCTGGATGCCAAGGGCATTTGCGCCAGCTCCGGCAGCGCCTGCACCTCCGGGTCCCTGGACCCCAGCCATGTGCTGCTGGCCATCGGCCGGCCCCACGAGGTGGCCCACGGGTCTCTGCGGCTGAGCCTGTGCGAGTGGAACACGGAGGAGGAAGTGGACATCATTTTGCGGGAGGTCCCCAGGGTTGTGGAGTACCTGCGCAATATGAGCCCCATGTGGAAAGACCTGGTCAGCGGCAAGAAGCCGTTCATGCTGTAA
- a CDS encoding metal-dependent transcriptional regulator: MEIQKSSEDYLETMLMMQKKHGFIRSIDVAEHLGVTKPSVSYATKRLRENGYITMDKTGLITLEPSGLAIAQEMLDRHRTLTDFLVRLGVDRDTAETDACKIEHDISPQTFAAICRHAQAHKD, translated from the coding sequence ATGGAAATTCAGAAATCCTCGGAGGACTATTTGGAAACCATGCTGATGATGCAGAAGAAGCACGGCTTCATCCGCTCCATCGATGTGGCGGAGCATTTGGGTGTCACCAAGCCCAGCGTCAGCTATGCCACCAAGCGCCTGCGGGAAAACGGCTACATCACCATGGATAAAACCGGCCTTATCACCTTAGAGCCCAGCGGCCTGGCCATTGCCCAGGAGATGCTGGACCGGCACCGGACCCTCACCGATTTCCTGGTCCGCCTGGGTGTAGACCGGGATACGGCGGAAACCGACGCCTGCAAGATCGAGCACGACATCAGCCCCCAGACCTTTGCGGCCATCTGCCGCCACGCCCAGGCGCATAAGGACTGA